From the genome of Nicotiana tabacum cultivar K326 chromosome 2, ASM71507v2, whole genome shotgun sequence:
GAGCTTCACGTTAAGCTGGTCTCCCTGGTGCTAGATATTGTTTCCAGACCAATGTGGTGGGGCATATCAATGGATCTTGGTTCAAAACTTCCATTTTCTCATGCATACTTTCCATGCAAGAACCAGATTTTGAAGATTTTGACTGGACCTTTGTCCTTCGAATCGTTGGAGTATCTAGTTCATGAAGTTTACAAGCCAGTTAATACATTTTCAAACAAAATTGTGAATATTGCCAGAGTAAATCACAGTTCTATTTGGTAAGTTTCAGTTTTGTGGCATTTCATACAATTAGTTTCTACTGGCTTAGTTTATGGCTAATAGCTTACTGTTTCTGCTACTTACTGTCAGGGCAACAACAATAACCTTTCCTTCTTGGTTCATTTTTGCCTCTATTTTGCTATTCTCTAAAAAGAGTTTGTGGGGCAAGTACTGCTCAACATGCATATATAGAGCAGGTAACGTTAACCATTCAGAGGACGTTAAATCTCCTTTTCTTGCTACTGCTGCAAAGTTTATAGCATGGAGTTTGAACCCTGCTGGTGGATCCTACTTGGAACATTTAGTCGATTATctgtcaaaattttcaaaatcatgGAATCTTAACTTTGGCTTTGATGAAGGCAATGAGACAACTCTTTGTCACAAAAAGGAATTCAGGAGATCCCTGTCCTTTAAGAAGGAAATGGTGAATATCCCGGATTCCAATTCCCAAACACTTGCGTTCTGGCTTAAAGAATTTCAGGACATCTACATTGGGCACTCAGATAAAGTAAATGAAAATTTTGCTCCAGATGAAGAACGGACACCAGGAGTTAGCGCACAGAAGAACATGTTATTTAGGAGGATACCAATAGGCATCTTGTTTGGATGCTTGAATCATATAACTGATGCTGAATGTGAACTGCTTTTGCATTATAGTGCAGCTGGTACTCTTGCGCAATTCACTGGAGGACAACTTG
Proteins encoded in this window:
- the LOC107826183 gene encoding uncharacterized protein LOC107826183 isoform X2, giving the protein MILYAVVRVAVLASRVHYSLKLPPVLDLRSIDGGHSAVLKQLHCRKEFNIEGGKIPLRLLSWQLDHMLLKYDVSQILQEVIKRPFLCLDMEFHQRKEWHSIVISLVLSPVMFTETRSLLHNWFLLSGLASILELHVKLVSLVLDIVSRPMWWGISMDLGSKLPFSHAYFPCKNQILKILTGPLSFESLEYLVHEVYKPVNTFSNKIVNIARVNHSSIWATTITFPSWFIFASILLFSKKSLWGKYCSTCIYRAGNVNHSEDVKSPFLATAAKFIAWSLNPAGGSYLEHLVDYLSKFSKSWNLNFGFDEGNETTLCHKKEFRRSLSFKKEMVNIPDSNSQTLAFWLKEFQDIYIGHSDKVNENFAPDEERTPGVSAQKNMLFRRIPIGILFGCLNHITDAECELLLHYSAAGTLAQFTGGQLGRKNRKSNHERQKDSIAWVETYTVKEATAGALIVFDITDVIESMAASMFETEECGLNFVCDVKLKVGRYLFKCVKRLLQLTLEKNNIQLNVHDLHDRMLRWKHQGRDVFQTCRDLDEIFDACTSASF